Proteins encoded within one genomic window of Macaca fascicularis isolate 582-1 chromosome 16, T2T-MFA8v1.1:
- the WNK4 gene encoding serine/threonine-protein kinase WNK4 isoform X6 — protein MLAPPATEATVPMSQTEADLALRPPPPLATAGQPRLGPPPRRARRFSGKAEPRPRSSRVSRRSSVDLGLLSSWSLPPSPAPEPPDPPDSSGPGPARSPPPSSKETSEGTWTKGAPVKAAEDSARPKLPDSAVDPGSREPLRVPEAVALERRREQEEKEDMETQAVATSPDGRYLKFDIEIGRGSFKTVYRGLDTDTTVEVAWCELQTRKLSRAERQRFSEEVEMLKGLQHPNIVRFYDSWKSVLRGQVCIVLVTELMTSGTLKTYLRRFREMKPRVLQRWSRQILRGLHFLHSRVPPILHRDLKCDNVFITGPTGSVKIGDLGLATLKRASFAKSVIGTPEFMAPEMYEEKYDEAVDVYAFGMCMLEMATSEYPYSECQNAAQIYRKVTSGRKPNSFYKVKIPEVKEIIEGCIRTDKNERFTIQDLLAHAFFREERGVHVELAEEDDGEKPGLKLWLRMEDARRGGRPRDNQAIEFLFQLGRDAAEEVAQEMVALGLVCEADYQPVARAVRERVAAIQRKREKLRKARELEALPPEPGPPPATVPMAPGPPSAFPPEPEEPEADQHQPFLFRHASYSSTTSDCETDGYLSSSGFLDASDPALQPPGGVPSSPAESHLCLPSAFALSIPRSGPGSDFSPGDSYASDAASGLSDVGEGMGQMRRPPGRNLRRRPRSRLRVTSVSDQNDRVVECQLQTHNSKMVTFRFDLDGDSPEEIAAAMVYNEFILPSERDGFLRRIREIIQRVETLLKRDTGPMEAAEDTLSPQEEPAPLPALPIPLPDPSNAELQSSNSLEHRSWAAFSTSSSPGTPLSPGNPFSPGTPIFPGPIFPIASPPCHPSPSPFSPISSQVSSNPSPHPTSSPLPFSSSTPEFPVPLSQFPRSSLPMTSPPTFSPTCSQVTLSPPFFPPCPSTPSLPSTTAAPLLSLASAFSLAVMTVAQSLLSPSPGLLSQSPPAPPSPLPSLPLPPPLAPGGQESPSPHTAEVENEASPPPARPLPGEARLAPISEEGKPQLVGRFQVTSSKEPAEPLPLQPTSPTLSGSPKPSTPQLTSESSDTEDSAGAGPETREALAESDRAAEGLGAGVEEEGDDGKEPPVGGSPPPLSHPSPVWMNYSYNSLCLSSEESESSGEDEEFWAELQSLRQKHLSEVETLQTLQKKEIEDLYSRLGKQPPPGIVAPAAMLSSRQRRLSKGSFPTSRRNSLQRSEPPGPVLSLPHPAPRHHAKELPEWQQHRLPGAAVNSEQKPCISPTPGPTMELVFSESDAFLTNTTEQGRSQH, from the exons ATGTTGGCACCCCCGGCCACGGAGGCCACCGTCCCCATGTCCCAGACTGAGGCCGACCTGGCGCTGCGGCCCCCGCCGCCTCTTGCCACCGCGGGGCAGCCCCGCCTCGGGCCCCCTCCTCGCCGAGCGCGCCGCTTCTCCGGGAAGGCTGAGCCTCGGCCGCGCTCTTCTCGTGTCAGCCGCCGTAGCTCAGTCGACTTGGGGCTGCTGAGCTCTTGGTCCCTGCCACCCTCACCCGCTCCGGAACCCCCCGATCCTCCGGACTCCTCTGGTCCTGGCCCCGCAAGGAGCCCACCGCCTAGCTCCAAAGAAACCTCCGAGGGCACGTGGACCAAGGGAGCCCCTGTGAAGGCTGCAGAAGACTCCGCGCGTCCCAAGCTTCCGGACTCTGCAGTGGACCCGGGGTCCAGGGAGCCGCTGAGGGTCCCTGAAGCTGTGGCCCTAGAGCGGCGGCGGgagcaggaagaaaaggaggacaTGGAGACCCAGGCTGTGGCAACGTCCCCCGATGGCCGATACCTCAAGTTTGACATCGAGATTGGACGTGGCTCCTTCAAGACGGTGTATCGAGGGCTAGACACCGACACCACAGTGGAGGTGGCCTGGTGTGAGCTGCAG ACTCGGAAACTATCTAGAGCTGAGCGGCAGCGCTTCTCAGAGGAGGTGGAGATGCTCAAGGGGCTGCAGCACCCCAACATCGTCCGCTTCTACGATTCGTGGAAGTCAGTGCTGAGGGGCCAGGTTTGCATCGTGTTGGTCACCGAACTCATGACCTCGGGCACACTTAAGAC GTACCTGAGGCGGTTCCGGGAGATGAAGCCGCGAGTCCTTCAGCGCTGGAGCCGCCAAATCCTGCGGGGACTTCATTTCCTACACTCCCGGGTTCCTCCCATCCTGCACCGGGATCTCAAGTGCGACAATGTCTTTATCACGGGCCCTACTGGCTCCGTCAAAATCGGGGACCTGGGCCTGGCCACGCTCAAGCGCGCCTCCTTTGCCAAGAGTGTCATCG GGACCCCGGAATTCATGGCCCCCGAGATGTACGAGGAAAAGTACGATGAGGCCGTGGACGTGTACGCGTTCGGCATGTGCATGCTGGAGATGGCCACCTCTGAGTACCCGTACTCCGAGTGCCAGAATGCCGCGCAAATCTACCGCAAGGTCACTTCG GGCAGAAAGCCGAACAGCTTCTACAAGGTGAAGATACCCGAGGTGAAGGAGATCATTGAAGGCTGCATCCGCACGGATAAGAACGAGAG GTTCACCATCCAGGACCTCCTGGCCCACGCCTTCTTCCGCGAGGAGCGCGGTGTGCATGTGGAACTAGCGGAGGAGGACGACGGCGAGAAGCCGGGCCTCAAGCTCTGGTTGCGCATGGAGGACGCGCGGCGTGGGGGGCGCCCACGGGACAACCAGGCTATCGAGTTCCTGTTCCAACTGGGCCGGGACGCGGCCGAGGAGGTGGCACAGGAGATG GTAGCTCTGGGCTTGGTCTGTGAAGCCGATTACCAGCCAGTGGCCCGTGCAGTACGTGAACGGGTTGCCGCCATCCAGCGAAAGCGTGAGAAGCTGCGTAAAGCAAGGGAATTGGAGGCACTCCCACCAGAGCCAGGACCTCCACCAGCAACTGTGCCCATGGCTCCCGGTCCCCCCAGTGCTTTCCCCCCTGAACCTGAGGAGCCAGAGGCAGACCAGCACCAGCCCTTCCTTTTCCGCCACGCCAGCTACTCATCTACCACCT CGGATTGCGAGACTGATGGCTACCTCAGCTCCTCCGGCTTCCTGGATGCCTCAGACCCTGCCCTTCAGCCCCCTGGGGGGGTGCCATCTAGCCCAGCTGAGTCCCATCTCTGCCTGCCCTCG GCTTTTGCCCTATCCATTCCACGTTCTGGCCCTGGAAGTGACTTTTCCCCTGGGGACAG CTATGCCTCAGATGCAGCTTCAGGCCTTAGCGATGTGGGAGAAGGGATGGGACAAATGAGGAGACCCCCAGGGAGGAATCTCCGGCGCAGACCCCGATCCCGGCTGCGGGTCACTAGT GTCTCAGACCAGAATGACAGAGTGGTTGAGTGCCAGCTACAGACCCATAACAGCAAGATGGTGACCTTCCGATTTGATCTGGATGGGGACAGCCCGGAAGAGATTGCAGCTGCCATG GTGTATAACGAGTTCATTCTGCCCTCGGAGCGAGATGGATTTCTCAGACGGATTCGGGAGATTATCCAGCGAGTGGAGACCCTGTTGAAGAGAGACACTGGCCCCATGGAGGCTGCTGAAGACACCCTAAGCCCCCAG GAGGAGCCAGCACCATTACCTGCCCTGCCCATCCCTCTCCCAGACCCATCCAATG CAGAGCTCCAGAGCAGCAACTCCCTGGAGCACAGGAGCTGGGCAGCCTTCTCCACCTCATCTTCTCCTGGAACTCCTTTGTCTCCTGGAAACCCATTTTCCCCTGGAACCCCCATTTTCCCAGGTCCCATCTTCCCCATCGCTTCTCCCCCATGTCATCCTAGCCCTTCCCCATTCTCCCCCATTTCTTCCCAGGTCTCCTCAAATCCCTCTCCACACCCCACCAGCTCTCCACTTCCATTCTCCTCCAGCACACCTGAGTTTCCAGTCCCACTCTCTCAGTTTCCCCGGAGTTCTCTCCCCATGACTTCTCCACCTACATTCTCTCCCACTTGTTCTCAGGTCACTCTTAGTCCCCCTTTCTTTCCTCCATGCCCCTccactccttccctcccctccaccacagcagcccctctcctctctctggctAGTGCATTCTCACTGGCTGTGATGACTGTGGCCCAGTCCCTGCTGTCCCCCTCGCCCGGGCTCCTTTCCCAATCTCCTCCAGCCCCTCCTAGTCCCCTCCCTAGCCTGCCGCTTCCCCCTCCCCTTGCTCCTGGTGGCCAGGAGAGTCCTTCACCCCACACAGCTGAGGTGGAGAATGAG GCCTCGCCACCTCCTGCTCGGCCTCTCCCAGGGGAAGCCAGGCTGGCGCCCATCTCTGAAG AGGGAAAGCCGCAGCTTGTTGGGCGTTTCCAAGTGACTTCATCCAAGGAACCAGCTGAGCCTCTTCCCCTGCAGCCAACATCCCCCACTCTCTCCGGTTCTCCGAAACCTTCAACCCCTCAGCTTACTTCAGAGAGCTCAGACACAGAGGACAGTGCTGGAGCCGGGCCAGAGACCAGGGAAGCTCTGGCTGAGAGCGACCGTGCAGCTGAGGGTCTGGGGGCTGGAGTTGAGGAGGAAGGAGATGATGGGAAGGAACCCCCAGTTGGGGGCAGCCCCCCACCCCTGAGCCATCCCAGCCCAGTGTGGATGAACTACTCCTACAACAGCCTGTGTCTGAGCAGCGAGGAGTCAGAAAGCAGTGGGGAAGATGAGGAGTTCTGGGCTGAGCTGCAGAGTCTTCGGCAGAA GCACTTGTCAGAGGTGGAAACACTACAGAcactacagaaaaaagaaattgaagatttGTACAGCCGGCTGGGGAAGCAGCCCCCACCGGGTATTGTGGCCCCAGCTGCTATGCTGTCCAGCCGCCAGCGCCGCCTCTCCAAGGGCAGCTTCCCCACCTCCCGCCGCAACAGCCTACAGCGCTCTGAGCCCCCAGGCCCTG tgctctccctcccccatcctgcTCCCAGGCATCATGCGAAGGAACTCCCTGAGTGGCAGCAGCACCGGCTCCCAGGAGCAGCGG tGAATTCAGAACAGAAGCCATGTATCTCCCCCACACCAGGGCCCACCATGGAGCTTGTGTTCTCAGAATCTGATGCTTTTCTGACCAACACAACTGAGCAAGGAAGATCCCAGCACTGA
- the WNK4 gene encoding serine/threonine-protein kinase WNK4 isoform X4, with the protein MLAPPATEATVPMSQTEADLALRPPPPLATAGQPRLGPPPRRARRFSGKAEPRPRSSRVSRRSSVDLGLLSSWSLPPSPAPEPPDPPDSSGPGPARSPPPSSKETSEGTWTKGAPVKAAEDSARPKLPDSAVDPGSREPLRVPEAVALERRREQEEKEDMETQAVATSPDGRYLKFDIEIGRGSFKTVYRGLDTDTTVEVAWCELQTRKLSRAERQRFSEEVEMLKGLQHPNIVRFYDSWKSVLRGQVCIVLVTELMTSGTLKTYLRRFREMKPRVLQRWSRQILRGLHFLHSRVPPILHRDLKCDNVFITGPTGSVKIGDLGLATLKRASFAKSVIGTPEFMAPEMYEEKYDEAVDVYAFGMCMLEMATSEYPYSECQNAAQIYRKVTSGRKPNSFYKVKIPEVKEIIEGCIRTDKNERFTIQDLLAHAFFREERGVHVELAEEDDGEKPGLKLWLRMEDARRGGRPRDNQAIEFLFQLGRDAAEEVAQEMVALGLVCEADYQPVARAVRERVAAIQRKREKLRKARELEALPPEPGPPPATVPMAPGPPSAFPPEPEEPEADQHQPFLFRHASYSSTTSDCETDGYLSSSGFLDASDPALQPPGGVPSSPAESHLCLPSAFALSIPRSGPGSDFSPGDSYASDAASGLSDVGEGMGQMRRPPGRNLRRRPRSRLRVTSVSDQNDRVVECQLQTHNSKMVTFRFDLDGDSPEEIAAAMVYNEFILPSERDGFLRRIREIIQRVETLLKRDTGPMEAAEDTLSPQEEPAPLPALPIPLPDPSNAELQSSNSLEHRSWAAFSTSSSPGTPLSPGNPFSPGTPIFPGPIFPIASPPCHPSPSPFSPISSQVSSNPSPHPTSSPLPFSSSTPEFPVPLSQFPRSSLPMTSPPTFSPTCSQVTLSPPFFPPCPSTPSLPSTTAAPLLSLASAFSLAVMTVAQSLLSPSPGLLSQSPPAPPSPLPSLPLPPPLAPGGQESPSPHTAEVENEASPPPARPLPGEARLAPISEEGKPQLVGRFQVTSSKEPAEPLPLQPTSPTLSGSPKPSTPQLTSESSDTEDSAGAGPETREALAESDRAAEGLGAGVEEEGDDGKEPPVGGSPPPLSHPSPVWMNYSYNSLCLSSEESESSGEDEEFWAELQSLRQKHLSEVETLQTLQKKEIEDLYSRLGKQPPPGIVAPAAMLSSRQRRLSKGSFPTSRRNSLQRSEPPGPVLSLPHPAPRHHAKELPEWQQHRLPGAAGKQGGDIRRGCWQDVNSEQKPCISPTPGPTMELVFSESDAFLTNTTEQGRSQH; encoded by the exons ATGTTGGCACCCCCGGCCACGGAGGCCACCGTCCCCATGTCCCAGACTGAGGCCGACCTGGCGCTGCGGCCCCCGCCGCCTCTTGCCACCGCGGGGCAGCCCCGCCTCGGGCCCCCTCCTCGCCGAGCGCGCCGCTTCTCCGGGAAGGCTGAGCCTCGGCCGCGCTCTTCTCGTGTCAGCCGCCGTAGCTCAGTCGACTTGGGGCTGCTGAGCTCTTGGTCCCTGCCACCCTCACCCGCTCCGGAACCCCCCGATCCTCCGGACTCCTCTGGTCCTGGCCCCGCAAGGAGCCCACCGCCTAGCTCCAAAGAAACCTCCGAGGGCACGTGGACCAAGGGAGCCCCTGTGAAGGCTGCAGAAGACTCCGCGCGTCCCAAGCTTCCGGACTCTGCAGTGGACCCGGGGTCCAGGGAGCCGCTGAGGGTCCCTGAAGCTGTGGCCCTAGAGCGGCGGCGGgagcaggaagaaaaggaggacaTGGAGACCCAGGCTGTGGCAACGTCCCCCGATGGCCGATACCTCAAGTTTGACATCGAGATTGGACGTGGCTCCTTCAAGACGGTGTATCGAGGGCTAGACACCGACACCACAGTGGAGGTGGCCTGGTGTGAGCTGCAG ACTCGGAAACTATCTAGAGCTGAGCGGCAGCGCTTCTCAGAGGAGGTGGAGATGCTCAAGGGGCTGCAGCACCCCAACATCGTCCGCTTCTACGATTCGTGGAAGTCAGTGCTGAGGGGCCAGGTTTGCATCGTGTTGGTCACCGAACTCATGACCTCGGGCACACTTAAGAC GTACCTGAGGCGGTTCCGGGAGATGAAGCCGCGAGTCCTTCAGCGCTGGAGCCGCCAAATCCTGCGGGGACTTCATTTCCTACACTCCCGGGTTCCTCCCATCCTGCACCGGGATCTCAAGTGCGACAATGTCTTTATCACGGGCCCTACTGGCTCCGTCAAAATCGGGGACCTGGGCCTGGCCACGCTCAAGCGCGCCTCCTTTGCCAAGAGTGTCATCG GGACCCCGGAATTCATGGCCCCCGAGATGTACGAGGAAAAGTACGATGAGGCCGTGGACGTGTACGCGTTCGGCATGTGCATGCTGGAGATGGCCACCTCTGAGTACCCGTACTCCGAGTGCCAGAATGCCGCGCAAATCTACCGCAAGGTCACTTCG GGCAGAAAGCCGAACAGCTTCTACAAGGTGAAGATACCCGAGGTGAAGGAGATCATTGAAGGCTGCATCCGCACGGATAAGAACGAGAG GTTCACCATCCAGGACCTCCTGGCCCACGCCTTCTTCCGCGAGGAGCGCGGTGTGCATGTGGAACTAGCGGAGGAGGACGACGGCGAGAAGCCGGGCCTCAAGCTCTGGTTGCGCATGGAGGACGCGCGGCGTGGGGGGCGCCCACGGGACAACCAGGCTATCGAGTTCCTGTTCCAACTGGGCCGGGACGCGGCCGAGGAGGTGGCACAGGAGATG GTAGCTCTGGGCTTGGTCTGTGAAGCCGATTACCAGCCAGTGGCCCGTGCAGTACGTGAACGGGTTGCCGCCATCCAGCGAAAGCGTGAGAAGCTGCGTAAAGCAAGGGAATTGGAGGCACTCCCACCAGAGCCAGGACCTCCACCAGCAACTGTGCCCATGGCTCCCGGTCCCCCCAGTGCTTTCCCCCCTGAACCTGAGGAGCCAGAGGCAGACCAGCACCAGCCCTTCCTTTTCCGCCACGCCAGCTACTCATCTACCACCT CGGATTGCGAGACTGATGGCTACCTCAGCTCCTCCGGCTTCCTGGATGCCTCAGACCCTGCCCTTCAGCCCCCTGGGGGGGTGCCATCTAGCCCAGCTGAGTCCCATCTCTGCCTGCCCTCG GCTTTTGCCCTATCCATTCCACGTTCTGGCCCTGGAAGTGACTTTTCCCCTGGGGACAG CTATGCCTCAGATGCAGCTTCAGGCCTTAGCGATGTGGGAGAAGGGATGGGACAAATGAGGAGACCCCCAGGGAGGAATCTCCGGCGCAGACCCCGATCCCGGCTGCGGGTCACTAGT GTCTCAGACCAGAATGACAGAGTGGTTGAGTGCCAGCTACAGACCCATAACAGCAAGATGGTGACCTTCCGATTTGATCTGGATGGGGACAGCCCGGAAGAGATTGCAGCTGCCATG GTGTATAACGAGTTCATTCTGCCCTCGGAGCGAGATGGATTTCTCAGACGGATTCGGGAGATTATCCAGCGAGTGGAGACCCTGTTGAAGAGAGACACTGGCCCCATGGAGGCTGCTGAAGACACCCTAAGCCCCCAG GAGGAGCCAGCACCATTACCTGCCCTGCCCATCCCTCTCCCAGACCCATCCAATG CAGAGCTCCAGAGCAGCAACTCCCTGGAGCACAGGAGCTGGGCAGCCTTCTCCACCTCATCTTCTCCTGGAACTCCTTTGTCTCCTGGAAACCCATTTTCCCCTGGAACCCCCATTTTCCCAGGTCCCATCTTCCCCATCGCTTCTCCCCCATGTCATCCTAGCCCTTCCCCATTCTCCCCCATTTCTTCCCAGGTCTCCTCAAATCCCTCTCCACACCCCACCAGCTCTCCACTTCCATTCTCCTCCAGCACACCTGAGTTTCCAGTCCCACTCTCTCAGTTTCCCCGGAGTTCTCTCCCCATGACTTCTCCACCTACATTCTCTCCCACTTGTTCTCAGGTCACTCTTAGTCCCCCTTTCTTTCCTCCATGCCCCTccactccttccctcccctccaccacagcagcccctctcctctctctggctAGTGCATTCTCACTGGCTGTGATGACTGTGGCCCAGTCCCTGCTGTCCCCCTCGCCCGGGCTCCTTTCCCAATCTCCTCCAGCCCCTCCTAGTCCCCTCCCTAGCCTGCCGCTTCCCCCTCCCCTTGCTCCTGGTGGCCAGGAGAGTCCTTCACCCCACACAGCTGAGGTGGAGAATGAG GCCTCGCCACCTCCTGCTCGGCCTCTCCCAGGGGAAGCCAGGCTGGCGCCCATCTCTGAAG AGGGAAAGCCGCAGCTTGTTGGGCGTTTCCAAGTGACTTCATCCAAGGAACCAGCTGAGCCTCTTCCCCTGCAGCCAACATCCCCCACTCTCTCCGGTTCTCCGAAACCTTCAACCCCTCAGCTTACTTCAGAGAGCTCAGACACAGAGGACAGTGCTGGAGCCGGGCCAGAGACCAGGGAAGCTCTGGCTGAGAGCGACCGTGCAGCTGAGGGTCTGGGGGCTGGAGTTGAGGAGGAAGGAGATGATGGGAAGGAACCCCCAGTTGGGGGCAGCCCCCCACCCCTGAGCCATCCCAGCCCAGTGTGGATGAACTACTCCTACAACAGCCTGTGTCTGAGCAGCGAGGAGTCAGAAAGCAGTGGGGAAGATGAGGAGTTCTGGGCTGAGCTGCAGAGTCTTCGGCAGAA GCACTTGTCAGAGGTGGAAACACTACAGAcactacagaaaaaagaaattgaagatttGTACAGCCGGCTGGGGAAGCAGCCCCCACCGGGTATTGTGGCCCCAGCTGCTATGCTGTCCAGCCGCCAGCGCCGCCTCTCCAAGGGCAGCTTCCCCACCTCCCGCCGCAACAGCCTACAGCGCTCTGAGCCCCCAGGCCCTG tgctctccctcccccatcctgcTCCCAGGCATCATGCGAAGGAACTCCCTGAGTGGCAGCAGCACCGGCTCCCAGGAGCAGCGGGCAAGCAAGGGGGTGACATTCGCCGGGGATGTTGGCAGGATG tGAATTCAGAACAGAAGCCATGTATCTCCCCCACACCAGGGCCCACCATGGAGCTTGTGTTCTCAGAATCTGATGCTTTTCTGACCAACACAACTGAGCAAGGAAGATCCCAGCACTGA